Within Desulfobacter sp., the genomic segment GTTTAGTTTTAAAGGCTCTGTTTGCCCTGCGCAATCAGAGCCTTTATTCATTAAAGCACAAGCCCAGAGCATATTTTATAGCCAAATTGAATAAGGTGGTAGATGCCCTCCAATATTGACGAAACCAACAAGCGCATTCTGAACAGCATACAGACAGACTTCCCCATTGATTCCCGGCCTTACAGAGTGATCGGAGAAAGGCTGGGGCTGACCGAAAACGAGGTGATTGACCGGATCCGGGAGATGAAGGAGGCCTTTATCATCCGCAGGATCGGCGGGAATTTCAGTCCGGACCGTTTAGGGTACCATTCCACCCTCTGCGCTGCCTGTGTGGATGAAGACAAGGTGGAACTGTTTAAAAAAACCGTTAATTCATACCCGGGAGTCACCCACAATTACCGGCGGGACCATAAATTCAACATATGGTTCACCTTTATCGCCCCCTCCGTGGAGACCATTGAAAACAACCTGAAGGCCATTGCGGAAAAAACCGGGGTGGATACCATTTTAAACCTGCCAGCCACCCACGTCTTTAAAATATCAGCCAATTTCAAAGTGTAGCAAATGACCACGCTCAGGGTTGCCCTTGTCATCCAGCAGTGTAAGGCCGGGGACTTTGATAACAACCTGGCCGAAACGCTTGACAGTGTTCACCTGGCCGGTGAGCACGGGGCCGACGTCGT encodes:
- a CDS encoding Lrp/AsnC family transcriptional regulator, giving the protein MPSNIDETNKRILNSIQTDFPIDSRPYRVIGERLGLTENEVIDRIREMKEAFIIRRIGGNFSPDRLGYHSTLCAACVDEDKVELFKKTVNSYPGVTHNYRRDHKFNIWFTFIAPSVETIENNLKAIAEKTGVDTILNLPATHVFKISANFKV